Proteins encoded within one genomic window of Spiroplasma sabaudiense Ar-1343:
- a CDS encoding PTS transporter subunit EIIC → MKNAKNVANQICDIIGKENISSFTNCMTRLRVKVINKAQINLDVLKSVSGVLGVVVVEDQMQIILGPGFVNKVAVEFAKLTEATKEDAISENLDGNKLQVKSAEQLGSENKSKYRNKNRVQTFLSKISKVFTPLIPAFIGAGILSGIAGIMLSQVPLLADKTGPNWEGYETLKSWWNVMSIGLTILTNVFIIAVGWRIGEEWGGNPGISALMAAMFCTFVGPTVIGIFVSQGDSYNFLGMIINKADIEKNWFTVGFVNFQTDGTPILGAAHAGLIGAMISAGVTVNLEKAFRRFMPGAIDTILTPIIVVFSMILINFLLIIPIAGYLFTAISWLFINIYQNPFGAAFLAGIFLIALTFGVHQGFLPVYFALIQETGVNGLFPIMCMGGTSMVGVSIGLWLMAGKNSILRKQITGAIIPGFLGIGEPLLYGICLPRVRPFVVACITAAFGGFYMGAMSFWGGINVGMNSATGPGGLTAAIMMTTIDGNIVAGVLTYLSGLVLTYILGATFCWFAYSKIALNGSKNMKAIFQKNGDYQLSQKIGYGLAFATVFGIFISWIIWFSKMPKADRKQLESLKLK, encoded by the coding sequence ATGAAAAATGCTAAAAATGTTGCTAATCAAATTTGTGACATCATTGGCAAAGAAAACATAAGTTCATTTACAAATTGTATGACTCGCCTACGGGTGAAAGTTATTAACAAAGCCCAAATAAATTTAGATGTTTTAAAATCGGTTTCAGGAGTGCTTGGCGTTGTGGTCGTTGAAGATCAAATGCAAATTATTCTAGGGCCCGGATTTGTCAATAAGGTTGCTGTTGAGTTTGCAAAACTTACTGAAGCCACTAAAGAAGATGCAATTAGCGAAAATCTTGATGGCAATAAGTTGCAAGTCAAATCAGCTGAACAATTGGGATCTGAAAATAAGTCAAAGTATCGCAATAAAAACAGAGTACAAACTTTTTTAAGTAAAATCTCTAAAGTATTTACACCTTTAATTCCCGCTTTTATTGGAGCTGGAATTTTATCAGGAATTGCAGGAATTATGTTATCACAAGTTCCGCTTTTAGCAGATAAGACAGGGCCAAACTGAGAAGGCTATGAAACCTTAAAGTCATGATGAAATGTAATGTCAATCGGGCTAACTATTTTAACTAATGTCTTTATAATTGCGGTTGGTTGAAGAATTGGTGAAGAATGAGGGGGAAACCCAGGAATTTCAGCGCTGATGGCAGCGATGTTTTGTACATTTGTTGGACCAACAGTAATAGGAATTTTTGTCAGTCAGGGAGACTCATATAACTTCTTGGGGATGATAATTAACAAAGCTGATATTGAAAAAAACTGATTTACAGTTGGGTTTGTTAATTTTCAAACTGATGGAACCCCAATTTTGGGTGCAGCTCATGCTGGCCTAATCGGGGCGATGATAAGTGCTGGGGTTACTGTAAATTTGGAAAAAGCCTTTCGCAGATTTATGCCCGGAGCAATTGACACCATTTTAACTCCAATTATTGTAGTATTTTCAATGATTCTTATTAACTTCTTATTAATAATTCCAATTGCTGGATATTTATTTACAGCAATTTCTTGATTATTTATAAACATTTATCAAAATCCTTTTGGAGCCGCTTTCTTGGCAGGAATCTTCTTAATTGCCTTAACTTTTGGAGTTCACCAAGGATTTCTACCAGTTTACTTTGCATTAATTCAAGAAACTGGAGTAAATGGACTATTTCCAATTATGTGTATGGGGGGAACCTCAATGGTTGGAGTAAGTATTGGCTTATGATTAATGGCTGGTAAAAATTCAATTTTAAGAAAGCAAATTACAGGAGCAATTATCCCAGGTTTTTTAGGAATTGGAGAACCACTACTTTATGGAATTTGTTTGCCAAGAGTTCGACCTTTTGTTGTTGCTTGTATCACTGCGGCATTTGGAGGCTTCTATATGGGAGCAATGAGTTTTTGAGGTGGTATTAATGTTGGGATGAATTCAGCCACTGGTCCAGGAGGATTAACAGCTGCAATTATGATGACAACAATTGACGGTAATATTGTTGCTGGAGTTCTAACCTATTTATCAGGATTAGTACTAACCTATATTCTAGGGGCAACGTTCTGTTGATTTGCCTATTCAAAAATTGCCTTAAATGGTTCTAAAAATATGAAAGCTATTTTTCAAAAAAATGGAGACTATCAATTAAGTCAAAAAATTGGTTATGGGTTGGCATTTGCAACAGTATTTGGTATTTTTATTAGTTGAATCATATGATTTAGTAAAATGCCTAAAGCTGATCGAAAACAACTTGAAAGCCTTAAACTCAAATAG
- a CDS encoding sulfite exporter TauE/SafE family protein: MSLFILIPILFVIALLVSGLGSVSGVGGGVLFVPLLLILLPSKNIEEIKFISTLLVFVSATINVIWNLIKKNINYLVILIGIVASVPAVFLGRYIAGLFSLDVLKIIIGAILIFVSILLILVEYVFKNKEKKNNSEIKSKFNIKINEQSSINIFKLIFISIAGGLITSLTGMGGGPILMPILLIWCGLTMGQASPISHSLIAGASLISLLLNYHLFGDFEIMVKTGLPMLIGVIIGTIVAIAVKKYITKEIYIKWILIVLIWISAIKLILDVLL; encoded by the coding sequence ATGAGTTTATTTATTTTAATCCCAATTTTATTTGTTATTGCGTTATTAGTTTCTGGTCTGGGTTCGGTTTCAGGAGTCGGTGGTGGAGTTTTATTTGTTCCGCTATTACTGATTTTGTTGCCGTCAAAAAACATTGAAGAAATTAAATTTATATCAACTCTACTTGTTTTTGTTTCTGCAACCATTAATGTTATTTGAAATTTAATTAAAAAAAATATTAACTATTTAGTTATTTTAATTGGAATAGTGGCTTCAGTTCCAGCTGTATTTTTAGGAAGATATATTGCTGGCTTATTTAGCCTGGATGTTTTAAAAATAATCATTGGAGCAATTTTGATTTTTGTCAGTATCTTGTTAATCCTTGTTGAATATGTTTTTAAAAACAAAGAAAAAAAAAATAATTCGGAAATAAAATCAAAATTCAATATTAAAATCAATGAACAAAGTAGCATTAATATCTTTAAGTTAATTTTCATAAGTATAGCTGGGGGATTAATAACTTCACTAACCGGAATGGGCGGAGGACCTATTTTGATGCCAATTTTATTAATTTGATGTGGTCTGACTATGGGTCAAGCTTCACCGATTTCTCATTCGCTAATTGCGGGGGCATCTTTAATATCGCTACTATTGAATTATCATCTTTTTGGTGATTTTGAAATTATGGTTAAGACCGGATTGCCAATGCTGATAGGAGTTATTATTGGAACTATTGTTGCGATTGCAGTAAAAAAATATATTACAAAAGAAATTTACATTAAGTGAATACTAATTGTCTTGATTTGAATTTCCGCAATCAAATTAATACTTGATGTTTTATTATAG
- a CDS encoding lipoprotein, translated as MKKLLSVLGALSLATIPASGVVACNVGITPPEINEELKYGDLSEILEVRDLGRIEVEPTEDKIGIISLDVFKDLIDKNNKNDLDWDKLDVVININEAIVSPKAEEIEPEKVPEIEMFDEEIEEQIEEKYTGEAVTVTFKAFADLNKSLTSKVLGEVNSEAEDDVFLNEILLELGKLTRNTKFNPSSNDGYSLKDKTSSTVILVGGEEAEYFGEATISFTSMSS; from the coding sequence ATGAAAAAATTATTATCAGTTTTAGGAGCTTTAAGCCTGGCAACAATTCCCGCATCAGGTGTTGTTGCATGTAATGTTGGAATTACTCCCCCAGAAATTAATGAAGAATTGAAATATGGGGATTTAAGCGAGATATTAGAAGTTAGAGATCTAGGGCGAATTGAAGTGGAACCAACAGAAGATAAAATCGGAATTATTTCTTTAGATGTATTTAAGGATTTAATAGACAAGAATAATAAGAATGATTTGGATTGAGATAAACTAGATGTTGTCATAAATATTAATGAGGCTATCGTTTCACCAAAAGCAGAAGAAATCGAACCAGAAAAGGTTCCTGAAATAGAGATGTTTGATGAAGAAATTGAAGAACAAATTGAAGAGAAATATACAGGAGAAGCTGTCACAGTTACTTTTAAAGCATTTGCAGATTTAAATAAATCTCTTACTTCAAAAGTACTAGGTGAAGTAAATAGCGAAGCTGAAGATGATGTATTTTTAAATGAGATTTTGTTGGAACTTGGAAAATTAACAAGAAATACCAAATTTAACCCCTCTTCTAATGATGGATATTCATTAAAAGATAAAACAAGCTCAACTGTAATTTTAGTTGGTGGTGAGGAAGCCGAATACTTTGGCGAAGCTACTATCAGCTTTACTAGCATGTCTAGTTAA
- a CDS encoding peroxiredoxin — translation MEWKSKNYLLEDGSKKMLGQMVGPKGIILFFYPKASTTFCTLEVNCFQENLSEIKSKGYSVAGVSMDHKTEQEKFAKECNIDYSLICDTDLILHKGFNTINGETPTEEDRSTFILDKNLDMIHEFRNIDAVEHIKEVIGKL, via the coding sequence ATGGAATGAAAATCAAAAAATTATTTATTAGAGGATGGTAGCAAAAAAATGTTAGGCCAAATGGTTGGTCCAAAAGGGATTATTTTATTTTTCTATCCAAAAGCTAGTACAACTTTTTGCACTTTAGAAGTCAATTGCTTTCAAGAGAACTTAAGTGAGATTAAATCAAAGGGCTACTCAGTTGCAGGAGTTTCTATGGACCACAAGACTGAGCAAGAAAAATTTGCCAAAGAATGCAATATTGATTACTCATTAATTTGTGATACAGATTTAATATTACACAAAGGCTTTAACACCATTAATGGGGAAACACCAACAGAGGAAGACCGAAGTACTTTTATTTTAGATAAAAACTTAGATATGATTCATGAATTCAGAAATATTGATGCTGTCGAACATATAAAAGAGGTTATCGGTAAACTATAA
- a CDS encoding phosphatase PAP2 family protein gives MTNKIYKKWYILTTLAIAGFLFVGFIATSFGNIDRWFADVMGEGMQINFVKFWVVFYNEMGFTSLFLVMSISFLIVIEAFYLRFQGKKSVYNTIYLCYFVVIIFFLTYNLIRLVGVFNENTGWGPGIDVEYLTNNTFKSAARISIFIIETMILIFWILFLRLKLSKSRVLIENRVWITAISALVFGIISFLILTLILKQTFGRPYYLNVEFEKYIGKVELDDSGWAIDIELTPEVQKLEVDYPNIKEQILQSYNTGGYWTQADRYYKWYEINGNWYQNIKFWPGSKWFTWILPFDPNYTKPLCWDNRDFPSGHTISGFTGIYYVLFADSIVKNQKNKRWITITLFAIWLVNELSMINLLVVARTHYVSDTWFSFVFCTIALIWSLSVTNKLATKIVLKIRNKSLKENNFCILNNRIYIYYQNDNKILISKFGTKKSEKKIKKYLNETQVNEIIHS, from the coding sequence ATGACAAACAAGATTTATAAAAAATGATATATTTTAACAACCTTGGCGATTGCCGGGTTTTTATTTGTTGGTTTTATTGCAACATCATTTGGTAATATTGATAGATGGTTCGCCGATGTTATGGGTGAAGGAATGCAGATCAATTTTGTAAAATTTTGAGTTGTTTTTTATAACGAAATGGGTTTTACTTCATTATTTCTTGTAATGTCAATTTCATTTTTAATTGTTATTGAAGCTTTTTATTTAAGGTTTCAAGGTAAGAAATCAGTTTACAACACAATTTATCTTTGCTATTTTGTTGTTATAATTTTTTTTCTAACTTACAACTTAATAAGACTAGTTGGGGTTTTTAATGAGAACACCGGTTGAGGACCGGGAATTGATGTAGAGTATTTAACAAATAATACCTTTAAAAGTGCTGCAAGAATATCTATATTTATCATCGAAACAATGATTTTAATTTTCTGAATTTTATTTTTACGTTTAAAACTAAGTAAATCAAGAGTTTTAATTGAGAATCGCGTTTGAATTACTGCGATTAGCGCCTTGGTATTTGGAATTATTAGTTTTTTAATTTTAACTTTGATTTTAAAACAAACTTTTGGTCGACCTTATTATTTGAATGTTGAATTTGAAAAATACATTGGAAAGGTCGAGCTAGATGATAGTGGCTGAGCTATAGATATTGAACTTACCCCAGAAGTTCAAAAACTTGAGGTTGATTACCCAAATATTAAGGAACAAATTTTACAAAGCTATAATACTGGAGGTTATTGAACACAAGCAGACAGATATTATAAATGATATGAAATTAATGGAAATTGATATCAAAATATTAAATTTTGGCCCGGATCAAAGTGATTTACTTGAATTCTTCCTTTTGATCCAAACTACACTAAACCATTATGCTGAGACAACAGGGATTTTCCGTCCGGACATACAATTTCAGGATTCACTGGGATTTACTATGTTTTATTTGCTGATTCAATAGTTAAAAACCAAAAAAACAAGCGTTGAATTACAATTACTTTATTCGCTATTTGGTTAGTAAACGAGCTCTCAATGATCAATTTGTTGGTTGTTGCTCGAACACATTATGTTTCAGATACTTGATTTTCTTTTGTGTTTTGCACCATTGCATTAATTTGATCATTGTCAGTAACAAATAAACTAGCGACTAAAATTGTTTTAAAAATCCGCAATAAAAGTTTAAAAGAAAATAATTTTTGCATTTTAAATAACAGAATTTATATTTACTATCAAAATGATAATAAAATACTAATTTCAAAATTTGGAACCAAAAAATCAGAAAAGAAAATTAAAAAATATTTAAACGAAACCCAAGTTAATGAAATTATTCATAGTTAA
- the murQ gene encoding N-acetylmuramic acid 6-phosphate etherase, whose product MKDINLKNILTEGRNPNSRDLDTKSTLQLLEIINQEDSKITSAIAAEMKTISQAVDLIYEKIKNEGRLIYLGAGSSGRIGVLDASEMLPTYGVGDKIFGYVAGGDEALRIPIEGAEDSQELAIQDLKAINFSKKDVVLGIGASGRTPYVLGALKYAKSINATAIALCMTSNSEFKEVADLTMAVLTGPEVVTGSTRMKSGTATKMVLNMISTTLMIKFGKVYDNLMVDVKATNEKLVARCIKIVQDLTNVSDDEKVLATLKQAEMDCKFAAIMLKNDVSLQKAKEMYQSNNNSLRNII is encoded by the coding sequence ATGAAAGATATAAATTTAAAAAACATATTGACTGAGGGCAGAAACCCTAACAGTCGCGATTTAGATACTAAGTCAACATTACAATTATTAGAAATTATTAATCAAGAAGATAGTAAAATTACATCCGCAATTGCCGCTGAAATGAAAACAATTTCTCAAGCAGTTGACCTTATTTATGAAAAAATTAAAAATGAGGGTCGACTAATTTATTTGGGGGCGGGGTCTTCAGGAAGAATTGGGGTTTTGGATGCCAGTGAAATGTTACCAACATACGGAGTTGGAGATAAAATTTTTGGATATGTAGCTGGGGGCGATGAAGCGCTGCGAATACCAATCGAAGGCGCAGAAGATTCACAAGAGTTAGCAATTCAAGATTTGAAAGCAATTAATTTTTCAAAAAAAGATGTAGTCCTGGGAATCGGAGCTTCAGGAAGAACCCCTTATGTATTGGGAGCTCTAAAATATGCCAAGTCAATTAACGCAACAGCAATCGCTCTTTGTATGACTTCAAATTCAGAATTTAAAGAAGTTGCGGATTTAACAATGGCAGTTTTAACAGGACCCGAGGTAGTTACTGGGAGTACTCGAATGAAATCAGGAACTGCAACCAAAATGGTTTTAAATATGATTTCCACAACCTTAATGATTAAATTTGGAAAAGTTTATGACAACTTAATGGTTGATGTTAAAGCAACAAACGAAAAACTAGTTGCTCGTTGTATTAAAATTGTTCAGGATTTAACAAATGTAAGCGACGATGAAAAAGTTTTAGCTACTTTAAAACAAGCTGAGATGGATTGTAAGTTTGCAGCGATTATGCTAAAAAATGATGTTAGCCTTCAAAAAGCAAAAGAAATGTATCAAAGCAACAATAATAGTTTAAGAAACATTATTTAG